CTTCGTCCAGACCCTTTCTGGGCGGGTGGGCCGCACCATCGATTTGCCCACCGAGTCCCAGTGGGAGTACGCCTGCCGGGGGGGCACCAGTACCTTCTATTCCTTCGGTAATTCCTCCGATCAGCTGGCAAATCATGCCTGGTTTTGGGATAATGCAGATTCGCAGACTCACGCCGTCGGCGGCCGGCTGGCCAATCCCTACGGCCTGTTCGACATGTACGGCAATGTATGGGAGTGGTGCCAGGACGTCTGGCATGAGACCTACGCCGGTGCTCCGACCGATGGCAGCGCCTGGCTCAGCGGTGATGACACGACCCTGCGGGTCGCCCGCGGCGGTTCGTGGGGTCATGAGGCCGTGGATTGCAGCTCGCCGTCGCGCGACCGGGGCACGGCCACCCATCCCAGTTACCTCATCGGTTTCCGGGTGGCCTCGGGTTCGTGAGGGCTTCGACAGCCTCCGTAGTTCGGGCTTGATTTGGCCCTTGAGAGTGACACTGTGACGAGATGACGGTGATGAGAAGGAAGACAACTCAGACGCGAGTGGGGTTCATCCTGGGGTTATTCTGCACAGCCCTGGCCACGGGCTGTGGGGAGTCTTCCACGCCTGAGGAGGTTACTCGCTTTCAACAGGCCGGCCCGGTGCAGCCGCCGGTCGATGAGGACCGGGTGGTCAATGCCAAGCTGCCGTCCGGGCCCTACCGGCCGGTGGCGGGCGACGTTCTGGAAGTGGTCATGCCTGCGGTGCTTCAGGAGGCTCGATCCAGCTACCAGCCCACCATCGAGTTGACCCGTCCGGAATCTCATCTCTGCCGGGTGGGCGACGACGGCAAGATCACCTTGCCCATCATCGGCGAGCTGGATGTCAGGGCTCGGAGCCTGCCGGAGATCGAGGCCCTGGCCACCAAGGCCTACTACCCGAAGTACGTCAAAGAACGGCCGAGCATCGTGGCCAAGGTTCAGACCTACCGTACGGCCCGCGTTTCTGTTGTCGGGGCGATCAACCTGCCCGGTGTCTACGAGCTGCAAAGCCAGGAGATGTCCCTGGTCGCCCTGCTGATGAAAGCCGGGGGGATTGATCTGAAGGGTTCGACCGGCGCCGCGACGGGCGGGGCCAGCGTGGTGCGGATCAAGCGGATGGGCAACCCGGCCCTGGCCGCATCTGCCGCACCCCAGACCCAACCGGCCGGTCTGCCAGTTCGTGCTCCGGATTCCCTGTCTCCCCCGGGACAAGCCGGGGTGATGACCGTGGTACTGCCCGTCCGCGGGCTCAACATTCCGTTTGCGGATGTGCCCCTGGTGGAGGGCGACATGATCGAGATCGAAGGCCTCAAGCCCGAGGTCTTCACCGTGATCGGCTTGGTCAACAAGGCCGGGGCGTTTCCTTACCCGCCGGGCACGCAGTTCAGCCTGCTCCAGGCCCTTTCGTTTGCGGCGGGCCTGAACGACATCGCCGACCCCCAGTACGCCAAGATCTACCGCCAGGACGCCGATGGGAGCATTGTCGAAGCCTCGTTCAAGGTGAAGGGCAGCGCCCTGACCAGCGCCTCCAATGTCATGATCAAGCCGGGCGACGTCATCGCCGTGGAGCACACGCCGGCCACCCGATTCAACTTGATACTGGCCGAGGTATTCAAGATCAACGCCGGCGTGAACCTGCAGGCAACGTATTACTACTGGAATCCGTATGATTACGATACCGGTAGAACCAGTCTTCGTCAGAGCCTTCTCCAGGATGTGATTAACAACCGGCCCACGCTCCTGAACCTGGGGCAGTAGTATGAGCAAGTAAGGGGTGTGTCATGAGTCGACTGGATAACTTGCCGCCGATCGAACCTCGAAAGCCCGCGGGTCCGCCCGCCGGGTCGGGTGCGGTCGCGGTCATGTCCTCAAGCCTTTTCGAGATCGCCTGGCGCCGGCGCTGGGTTATTGCCGCGATCACTGTGGCCGCCCTGGCCGCCGCGTTTCTCTACGTCATGAAGGCCACCCCGATCTTCACTAGTACTTCGCGCTTGTATGTGGAGCAGGCCGGCCCGCAGATCATGAACGAGCGTGAAGGGATCGTGACCCAGTCCAAGAACTACCTGTACACCCAGGCCGAGATTCTCGCCTCCACCCCGATCCTCACCGAAGTGGCCGATCAGTCCACGGTTCGGCGGATGAAGACCTTCGCCGAGGTCGACAATCTCATGGTCTTCCTGAAGAAGGCCCTGAACGTCAAGGTGGGTGCCAAGGACGACATCATCAGCGTGGCCCTCGACTCACCTTATCCCGAAGAAGCGGCCGGCGTGGTCAACAGTGTGGTCGAAGCCTATGTGAACTACCAGACCAATCGCAGGAAGAGTACGTCCTCCGAAGTACTCAAGATCCTCCAGAAGGAAAAGGAGAAACGCGACAGCGAACTGACCGGCACCAACAAGAAGATCCTCGATTTCAAGATCGCCAACCCAACGTTGACCATCGAGGACGAGCGCGGGGGCAACATCCTGATTCAGGCCCTCTCCCGCTTGTCGGCCGCCCTGGCCGAAGCCCGAATCACCACGATTAACGCCAAAGCCTCCTATGAGTCCGCCAAACTCCTGTCCTCCGACCCGGAGCAACTCCAGCGATTCGCCGAGGCCCAGCTCGAACGCGGGGTTCGCATCTCCATGGAGCAGGAGAAGACCCAGCTCACCGGCGAACTCCACCAGCTCGAGCTGCAGTTGGCCGACTGGCAGCAGAAGGTGACCGCCGATCACCCTGCAGTTCAGACTCTCCAGACCAAGATCGGTCAGCTTCGCGCCCAGATCGAGGAGCAGGGCACCAAGACCGCCAAGGATTTCCTGGAGGTTGCCAAGCAGCAGTGGCTGACCGCCCAGCAGGCCGAGAGCGAGATGGACAACGCCTTCAAGGAGCAGCTCACCCAGGCCCAGCTGGTCAATACCAAGGCAGCGGAGCTGGCCATTCTCACGGCCGACAAGGAGCGAACCGAGAAACTCCTCGACATCCTCGACAGCCGCATCAAGGAGCTGAACGTCACCGAGGACGCCGGGGCCCTGAACATCAGTGTGCTCGAGGTCGCTCGCCCGGAAGAGAAGCCCAGCAAGCCCCAGAAAGCCCGGATCATGGCCATGGCCCTGGTCCTGGGGCTGATGCTCGGCTTCGGTCTGGCCATGCTCCTCGATTGGATGGATCATCGGCTTCGCTCGGCCGACGAGATC
Above is a window of Phycisphaerae bacterium DNA encoding:
- a CDS encoding polysaccharide biosynthesis tyrosine autokinase, producing MSRLDNLPPIEPRKPAGPPAGSGAVAVMSSSLFEIAWRRRWVIAAITVAALAAAFLYVMKATPIFTSTSRLYVEQAGPQIMNEREGIVTQSKNYLYTQAEILASTPILTEVADQSTVRRMKTFAEVDNLMVFLKKALNVKVGAKDDIISVALDSPYPEEAAGVVNSVVEAYVNYQTNRRKSTSSEVLKILQKEKEKRDSELTGTNKKILDFKIANPTLTIEDERGGNILIQALSRLSAALAEARITTINAKASYESAKLLSSDPEQLQRFAEAQLERGVRISMEQEKTQLTGELHQLELQLADWQQKVTADHPAVQTLQTKIGQLRAQIEEQGTKTAKDFLEVAKQQWLTAQQAESEMDNAFKEQLTQAQLVNTKAAELAILTADKERTEKLLDILDSRIKELNVTEDAGALNISVLEVARPEEKPSKPQKARIMAMALVLGLMLGFGLAMLLDWMDHRLRSADEISAVLGAPVLGVVPTMSSRESRTERGQKAHRESSSTIAESYRTIRTAIYFGVPEGGAKTILVTSPAPGDGKSTAASNLAITMAQAGQRTLLVDADFRKPMIHQIFEIDDQHGLSSALAGQSTNGLAIQASQIPGLDLLPCGPVPPNPSELLNSEAFAQLLRKLAADYDRVVIDSPPVMPVTDARILGALCDVTVLVLRAERSTRKASEQARDGLLSVGARLLGVVVNDVPRGRDRYGYYGGYGYYGGYGYYGHYGKNGEDNPKERRRASRTAAPTEGTTQA
- a CDS encoding formylglycine-generating enzyme family protein; this translates as FVQTLSGRVGRTIDLPTESQWEYACRGGTSTFYSFGNSSDQLANHAWFWDNADSQTHAVGGRLANPYGLFDMYGNVWEWCQDVWHETYAGAPTDGSAWLSGDDTTLRVARGGSWGHEAVDCSSPSRDRGTATHPSYLIGFRVASGS
- a CDS encoding SLBB domain-containing protein, which encodes MRRKTTQTRVGFILGLFCTALATGCGESSTPEEVTRFQQAGPVQPPVDEDRVVNAKLPSGPYRPVAGDVLEVVMPAVLQEARSSYQPTIELTRPESHLCRVGDDGKITLPIIGELDVRARSLPEIEALATKAYYPKYVKERPSIVAKVQTYRTARVSVVGAINLPGVYELQSQEMSLVALLMKAGGIDLKGSTGAATGGASVVRIKRMGNPALAASAAPQTQPAGLPVRAPDSLSPPGQAGVMTVVLPVRGLNIPFADVPLVEGDMIEIEGLKPEVFTVIGLVNKAGAFPYPPGTQFSLLQALSFAAGLNDIADPQYAKIYRQDADGSIVEASFKVKGSALTSASNVMIKPGDVIAVEHTPATRFNLILAEVFKINAGVNLQATYYYWNPYDYDTGRTSLRQSLLQDVINNRPTLLNLGQ